In a genomic window of Halalkalicoccus sp. CG83:
- a CDS encoding DUF7859 family protein, producing MLVDLDPVYLVFMGILLVFLVGSYLFVRKVLSGFRQGFEGGRR from the coding sequence ATGCTCGTCGACCTCGACCCCGTCTACCTCGTTTTCATGGGGATCCTCCTGGTCTTCCTCGTCGGCTCGTATCTGTTCGTCAGGAAGGTACTGTCAGGGTTCCGACAGGGGTTCGAGGGCGGGCGCCGTTAG
- a CDS encoding cation diffusion facilitator family transporter, protein MASSKSVVIAALIANGAIAVLKFIGYTLTGSAAMLSETYHSVSDTGNQVFLLLGIRYSGQEADRTHPFGYGKSQFFYAFLVAVLLFGIAGWESAKHGYQAIVHPHPVTPGTATLPLLNVTIPAVWVNYAVLIGAIVFEVWALWKAYQGLSKQMEKHDWTSLREAFRKTSDVTTLTAFTEDSIAMGGAGIALIGVYLSRVTGNPVYDAVASFLIGLMLMGFALALAWQNKRLLVGESLPKEDERPLRSLVADWEGVRELKDFRTVYFGVERILVTVDVAFEEDLDAETINQRISAIEAAIQEREPQVRKVYIEPEAASAV, encoded by the coding sequence ATGGCAAGCAGCAAATCGGTCGTCATCGCCGCGCTGATCGCGAACGGCGCGATCGCCGTGTTGAAGTTCATCGGCTACACCCTCACCGGCAGCGCTGCCATGCTCTCGGAGACGTACCACTCCGTCTCCGACACGGGCAATCAGGTGTTTCTGCTCCTGGGCATCCGGTACAGCGGCCAGGAGGCCGACCGGACCCACCCCTTCGGCTACGGGAAGTCACAGTTCTTCTACGCGTTTCTCGTCGCCGTCCTCCTGTTCGGCATCGCGGGGTGGGAGTCGGCGAAACACGGCTACCAGGCGATCGTCCACCCCCACCCGGTGACGCCCGGGACGGCCACGCTCCCCCTCCTGAACGTCACCATCCCGGCGGTGTGGGTCAACTACGCCGTACTGATCGGGGCGATCGTCTTCGAGGTCTGGGCGCTCTGGAAGGCCTACCAGGGGCTCTCGAAACAGATGGAGAAGCACGACTGGACGAGCCTCCGGGAGGCGTTCCGGAAAACCAGCGACGTGACGACGCTCACCGCGTTCACGGAGGACTCCATCGCGATGGGCGGGGCCGGCATCGCGCTGATCGGCGTCTACCTCTCGCGGGTGACCGGCAACCCCGTCTACGACGCCGTCGCCTCCTTCCTCATCGGGCTCATGCTGATGGGCTTCGCGCTCGCGCTCGCCTGGCAGAACAAGCGCCTGCTGGTCGGCGAGAGCCTCCCGAAGGAGGACGAGCGACCGCTCCGGTCGCTCGTCGCCGACTGGGAGGGCGTCCGCGAGCTCAAGGACTTCCGGACGGTCTACTTCGGCGTCGAGCGGATCCTCGTCACCGTCGACGTCGCCTTCGAGGAGGACCTCGACGCCGAGACGATCAACCAGCGCATCTCCGCCATCGAGGCGGCGATACAGGAGCGGGAACCCCAGGTGAGGAAAGTCTACATCGAACCCGAAGCGGCGTCCGCCGTCTGA
- a CDS encoding metallophosphoesterase has translation MIVVCSDTHSNGSHELTDHMLDAISEADRLIHAGDFTTVSALEAFHEEATRLEAVFGNADDPSVRDRLPPARTVEWEGLRIAVTHRRDGGGTGLEMFGRERGADLVISGHSHRPSITRADDLVLLNPGSHAQPRGNRPGYAELEPVEEGVRCRLRQPDGTLIEEATL, from the coding sequence GTGATAGTCGTCTGTTCGGACACCCACAGCAACGGCAGCCACGAACTGACCGACCACATGCTCGATGCCATCAGCGAGGCGGACCGACTGATCCACGCCGGGGACTTCACGACCGTCTCGGCGCTCGAGGCGTTCCACGAGGAGGCCACGCGGCTCGAGGCCGTCTTCGGTAACGCCGACGATCCGTCCGTCCGCGACCGGCTGCCCCCCGCCCGGACCGTCGAGTGGGAGGGACTCCGCATCGCCGTGACCCACAGGCGCGACGGCGGGGGAACCGGCCTCGAGATGTTCGGGCGCGAACGCGGGGCCGACCTCGTGATCTCGGGCCACAGCCACCGCCCGTCGATCACTAGGGCTGACGACCTCGTCCTCCTGAATCCGGGGAGTCACGCACAGCCGCGGGGCAACCGGCCGGGATACGCGGAGCTCGAACCCGTCGAGGAGGGGGTCCGCTGTCGGCTACGCCAGCCCGACGGGACGCTCATCGAGGAGGCTACGCTGTAG
- a CDS encoding aminopeptidase, which yields MDPRIREHAETVVDHSTDVQEGDNVVISAPAVASDLAVALHEVIGDRGANPIYLNADDRAKRAFLRSREEFDTPSHERALMEQTDVFVHLRSSENATETSDVQPETTAAYSVAQQPIREERLSKRWCLTQFPAPANAQLAGMSTEAYENFVWDAVNKDWDEQREHQKQLVEILDPADEVRIVSGEHTDVRMSVAGNRAINDYGENNLPGGEVFTAPVVESVEGSVLFDKPLYHQGREITDVRLEFEGGEVVEHSAAQNEDLLTEVLETDEGASRLGELGIGMNRDIDRFTYNMLFDEKMGDTVHMAVGMAYDECVGEENAVNDSAVHVDMIVDMAEDSRIDVDGEVVQRDGTFVFESGFETN from the coding sequence ATGGATCCGCGAATTCGGGAGCACGCCGAGACCGTCGTCGACCACTCCACCGACGTCCAGGAGGGCGACAACGTCGTCATCAGCGCGCCGGCGGTCGCGAGCGACCTGGCGGTGGCGCTCCACGAGGTGATCGGCGATCGCGGCGCGAACCCGATCTATCTGAACGCCGACGACCGCGCCAAACGGGCGTTCCTCCGCTCGCGCGAGGAGTTCGACACGCCGAGCCACGAGCGGGCGCTGATGGAGCAGACCGACGTGTTCGTCCACCTGCGCTCCTCGGAGAACGCCACCGAGACCAGCGACGTCCAGCCCGAGACCACCGCCGCGTACTCCGTCGCCCAACAGCCCATCCGCGAGGAGCGCCTCTCCAAACGGTGGTGTCTCACGCAGTTTCCCGCGCCCGCGAACGCCCAGCTCGCGGGCATGAGCACCGAGGCCTACGAGAACTTCGTCTGGGACGCCGTCAACAAGGACTGGGACGAGCAGCGCGAACACCAGAAACAGCTGGTCGAGATCCTCGATCCCGCCGACGAGGTGCGGATCGTCTCGGGCGAGCACACCGACGTACGGATGAGCGTCGCGGGCAACCGCGCGATCAACGACTACGGCGAGAACAACCTTCCCGGCGGCGAGGTGTTCACCGCGCCGGTCGTCGAGAGCGTCGAGGGCTCGGTGCTGTTCGACAAGCCGCTCTACCACCAGGGCCGCGAGATCACCGACGTCCGCCTCGAGTTCGAGGGCGGCGAGGTGGTCGAGCACTCGGCCGCCCAGAACGAGGACCTCCTGACGGAAGTGCTCGAGACCGACGAGGGCGCGAGCCGGCTCGGCGAGCTCGGCATCGGCATGAACCGCGACATCGACCGATTCACGTACAACATGCTGTTCGACGAGAAGATGGGCGACACCGTCCACATGGCGGTCGGGATGGCCTACGACGAGTGCGTCGGCGAGGAGAACGCGGTCAACGACAGCGCCGTCCACGTCGACATGATCGTCGACATGGCGGAGGACTCCCGGATCGACGTCGACGGCGAGGTCGTCCAGCGCGACGGCACGTTCGTCTTCGAGAGCGGGTTCGAAACTAATTAG
- a CDS encoding DUF2267 domain-containing protein, translating into MDHDTFIGQVQNRAELASRGAALSTSRATLQTLGERIQEGEATNLAAQLPDELGRFLEEHADTTESFEFQEFISRVAERDENLGDEHGIDDDDLSAAALHARAVVDVLDEAVTEGQIEDIRDQLPNDYDDLFELAEVEQHPGQE; encoded by the coding sequence ATGGATCACGACACCTTCATCGGTCAGGTACAGAATCGAGCCGAACTGGCTTCCCGTGGTGCGGCGCTGAGCACGAGTAGAGCGACCCTCCAGACGCTCGGCGAGCGCATCCAGGAGGGCGAGGCGACCAACCTCGCGGCACAGCTGCCCGACGAGCTGGGTCGGTTCCTCGAGGAGCACGCCGACACCACCGAGTCGTTCGAGTTCCAGGAGTTCATCTCCCGGGTCGCGGAACGCGACGAGAACCTCGGCGACGAACACGGCATCGACGACGACGACCTCTCGGCGGCGGCGCTGCACGCCCGCGCCGTGGTCGACGTCCTCGACGAGGCGGTCACCGAGGGCCAGATCGAGGACATCCGCGATCAGCTCCCCAACGACTACGACGACCTGTTCGAACTCGCGGAGGTCGAACAGCACCCCGGCCAGGAGTAA
- a CDS encoding threonine aldolase family protein: MIDLRSDTVTRPDDRMREASANAEVGDDVYREDPTVNELETRAAELLGKEAALFHPTGTMANQVAVRTHTEHGQEVLCERESHVVKWELGGMAQLSGLQVRTVDGDGRGVITAEQVREGHVAEDLHRPGTGLLCLENTHNSKGGAAIAPETIEATAEAAHELDVPVHLDGARLFNAAAALDVPASRIVEPVDSAMFSLSKGLGAPVGSMLVGSEAFVERARRNRKLLGGGMRQAGVIGAPGLLALEEENRARLTEDHENASRLAAGLDGIEGLSAPEPETNVVLVRTGGADYTAEEFLDVCESEGVLGVPFDENLVRFCTHRDVTDNDVERAIETVETVLSG, encoded by the coding sequence ATGATCGATCTGCGCAGCGACACGGTAACGAGACCCGACGACCGGATGCGCGAGGCGAGCGCGAACGCCGAGGTGGGCGACGACGTCTACCGCGAGGACCCCACGGTGAACGAACTCGAGACCCGGGCGGCCGAGCTCCTCGGGAAGGAGGCCGCGCTCTTTCACCCGACGGGAACGATGGCGAACCAGGTCGCGGTGCGCACCCACACCGAGCACGGCCAGGAGGTGCTCTGTGAACGCGAGAGCCACGTCGTCAAGTGGGAGCTGGGCGGGATGGCCCAGCTCTCGGGCCTCCAGGTCCGGACGGTCGACGGCGACGGCCGCGGCGTCATAACTGCGGAACAGGTCCGCGAGGGCCACGTCGCGGAGGACCTCCACCGACCCGGAACGGGACTGCTCTGTCTCGAGAACACCCACAACAGCAAGGGTGGCGCGGCGATCGCGCCGGAGACGATCGAGGCGACGGCGGAGGCGGCCCACGAACTCGACGTCCCGGTCCACCTCGACGGGGCGCGGCTGTTCAACGCCGCGGCCGCCCTCGACGTCCCAGCCTCACGGATCGTCGAACCGGTCGACTCGGCGATGTTCTCGCTCTCGAAGGGGCTCGGCGCGCCGGTCGGTTCGATGCTCGTCGGGAGCGAGGCGTTCGTCGAGCGCGCCCGCAGGAACCGGAAACTCCTCGGTGGCGGGATGCGCCAGGCGGGCGTGATCGGCGCACCCGGACTCCTCGCGCTCGAGGAGGAGAACCGCGCCAGACTCACGGAGGACCACGAGAACGCCAGCCGACTGGCGGCGGGACTCGACGGGATCGAGGGGCTCTCGGCACCGGAGCCCGAGACGAACGTCGTGCTCGTCCGCACGGGGGGAGCCGACTACACCGCAGAGGAGTTCCTCGACGTCTGCGAGTCGGAGGGCGTCCTCGGCGTTCCGTTCGACGAGAACCTCGTCCGGTTCTGCACTCACCGCGACGTTACGGACAACGACGTCGAGCGGGCGATCGAGACGGTCGAGACGGTTCTCTCGGGCTAA